In Epinephelus moara isolate mb unplaced genomic scaffold, YSFRI_EMoa_1.0 scaffold1571, whole genome shotgun sequence, the genomic stretch GGCTGGCCAATCAGCTCCCAGTGTGGTCCTGACCATCGTCCAATCAGCAGCCTCTTCCTCCTGCAGCGCTCAGGGAAGCTCCTCCCAGCCGACCACGCCCTCTCTGAAGAGGAAATACATCTCCCACGATGCCTCAGGGCAGGGGGCGGGGTCTTCCTCCAGGTTCAGGGTGGTGAGGCTGGCGGTGGGCGGGGCCGGCGGCGGTGGGCGGGGCGAGCCGTACTACCGCGGGCGATGGACGTGCACGGACTTTGTGGAGCGTCATGAAGGGGCAGTCTTCAAGCGGGTGATGGACACCATGAGACATGCCCACTCGCTGGAGTCCCTGGAGATGATCGGTCGGGACATAGACAGAGGTGCATACCACTCTCAGGACACCGCCCACCTGCTGGCTCAGCCAATCAGTGGCaaggagggggcggggcttgtGCTGCACAGTGGGCCGCCTTCTCCGACACACCAAGAGCCAATCAACATCCGGCTCCTGGACCTCAAGGAGCCAATGGGAGCTCAGGATTTTGAATCCACCCTTCCACCTCCTTCGC encodes the following:
- the zgc:153012 gene encoding TSC22 domain family protein 4; the encoded protein is MSGGKKRSGFQITSVTSDINQTLAGQSAPSVVLTIVQSAASSSCSAQGSSSQPTTPSLKRKYISHDASGQGAGSSSRFRVVRLAVGGAGGGGRGEPYYRGRWTCTDFVERHEGAVFKRVMDTMRHAHSLESLEMIGRDIDRGAYHSQDTAHLLAQPISGKEGAGLVLHSGPPSPTHQEPINIRLLDLKEPMGAQDFESTLPPPSPRPRIVPPPLRLDVDSAGRSVLRLSHSQPSSPPAGPSHPTLTPIQTPAAFSLDETIFSLSGDDR